One stretch of Armigeres subalbatus isolate Guangzhou_Male chromosome 2, GZ_Asu_2, whole genome shotgun sequence DNA includes these proteins:
- the LOC134214680 gene encoding uncharacterized protein LOC134214680 → MESNSCYSIMKRQFSNVSLVLSELDSDDSFSDIPSNIQNSSAVRKPTDIENNKKESQLNIHPDGQDNRVCPAEARIGKLVTTNIEGKEYVLPFKLLSECVAERLLTKNSHKLLNDSPPEGLDFRNPTLRDEIVSLLFAPVQQELVLKKTNLCGDYSVGPTCKAKCHSEIPSPNTSRAISNREDKQILNKSPSVSSAKVLKLDRTPFQCPISKCGDFVSATFYSSHLKVEHSDLTLGGLHPGEERTILVNLKLNVHGSNHCNAVYYLHSKLRDFGQSEFRNLVPVLLMSSKFQLIDLKRDARHGQHVKRSSQASKSYYVFWFTGIVSESMKIHYSLEIGARQWNHGWIYPLSGHQDLKSVFWSGAGLMFSQKWINKFITRQDKFLEMRLVLR, encoded by the exons atggaatcgaactcatGTTACAGCATTATGAAGAGGCAATTTTCAAATGTCAGTTTGGTACTCTCCGAGCTGGATAGTGACGATTCGTTCAGTG ATATCCCTTCCAATATACAAAATTCAAGTGCAGTTCGTAAGCCCACCgatattgaaaataacaaaaaggaATCTCAATTAAATATACACCCCGATGGCCAGGACAACCGTGTTTGTCCAGCGGAAGCCCGAATAGGAAAGTTAGTTACAACAAATATTGAAGGGAAAGAGTATGTACTGCCCTTCAAACTACTCTCAGAATGCGTAGCGGAACGACTTCTCACGAAAAATTCCCACAAACTGCTGAATGACAGTCCACCAGAAGGTCTCGATTTTCGCAATCCAACGTTAAGAGACGAGATTGTAAGTCTACTGTTTGCACCTGTTCAACAAGAGCTCGTGCTTAAGAAAACGAACCTTTGTGGGGACTATTCAGTCGGACCGACCTGTAAAGCTAAGTGTCACAGCGAAATACCATCTCCTAATACTAGTCGTGCTATCTCAAACCGTGAAgacaaacaaattttgaataaaagcCCCTCAGTCAGCTCGGCTAAGGTTCTCAAGTTGGATCGCACTCCTTTTCAGTGTCCCATTTCCAAGTGTGGCGACTTTGTGAGTGCGACTTTCTATTCATCCCATTTGAAAGTCGAGCATAGCGATTTGACTCTCGGGGGGCTTCATCCGGGCGAAGAACGCACTATCTTGGTCAACTTGAAACTGAACGTCCACGGCAGCAATCACTGTAATGCCGTTTACTACTTACACAGCAAACTACG CGACTTCGGTCAAAGTGAGTTCCGAAATTTGGTCCCCGTTCTTCTGATGTCCTCCAAATTCCAGTTAATCGATTTGAAGCGGGACGCTCGACATGGGCAGCACGTCAAGCGATCATCGCAGGCATCAAAATCGTACTACGTGTTCTGGTTCACGGGAATCGTATCCGAGAGCATGAAGATCCATTACTCCCTGGAGATTGGTGCCAGGCAGTGGAACCATGGCTGGATCTATCCACTGTCAGGACATCAGGATCTGAAGAGTGTGTTCTGGTCTGGTGCTGGACTGATGTTTTCGCAAAAGTGGatcaataagttcatcacgagGCAGGATAAATTTCTGGAAATGCGATTAGTATTACGGTAG